The following coding sequences are from one Diachasmimorpha longicaudata isolate KC_UGA_2023 chromosome 6, iyDiaLong2, whole genome shotgun sequence window:
- the LOC135163943 gene encoding uncharacterized protein LOC135163943 — MTSSQIISDRVVKYNSDEKKSIEKIVKKVKLQRHKISKTGPVTNIDSGLQTVEKKMKNSTRRLGHKSPGSTQSDSKILKVNNKKTSEIVQVSTEEKKLWINMLEQDLHVFNHVNYIDKKKELKKIQAREKRLKLAEKKKADFIAREKRRELAKEKQRQFRARESETNRSKDHTSKDIIPEVIMELDSSIEIIPSTPLVINLILEREGEDAQHGPLNSPASIPTKPRKTIEEIPKRA, encoded by the exons atgacatcaagtcaa ataattagtgatcgtgtagtgaaatataacagtgatgagaaaaaatcaattgaaaaaatagtgaaaaaagtgaaactccaacgacATAAGATTTCCAAGACAGGTCCTGTCACAAATATTGACTCTGGCCTCCAAACGGTTGAAAAGAAgatgaaaaactcaaccagacgattgggccataaatcacccggtagcactcaaagtgactctaaaatcctgaaagtcaataataaaaaaacaagtgaaatcgtgcaagtgagcacagaggaaaaaaagttgtgGATTAATATGCTAGAACAAGATCTTCATGTGTTCAATCATGTGAACtatattgataagaaaaaggaactgaaaaaaatacaggctcgcgaaaaacgtttaaaactcgcggaaaaaaagaaggccgactttatcgctcgcgaaaaacgccgcgaactagctaaggaaaaacaaagacaatttagagctcgcgaatcCGAAACAAATCGATCCAAGGACCacacatcgaaggatatcatccctgagGTCATCatggaattggattcatcgatcgagatcattcccagcactccattagttatcaatttaatcctggaacgcgagggtgaagatgcACAACATGGACCATTGAATTCCCCGGCCTCAATCcctacaa aaccgcgaaaaactatcgaggaaatcccaaaaagagcttga
- the LOC135163944 gene encoding uncharacterized protein LOC135163944 — protein MAERLIAPPDRTMQATRREREYLRAANERLRWEDAEGETLDGENIFAIQDLQGRAAKWLADMGDEAYMAGARWEGGVGPDTPRAHWIRALRREARELDAEGEQVLTLYEIEDAWALRIHFGEEPPNPTTHRRIGTWISGTEIPLRTNPLN, from the exons atggccgagaggctgattgcacctccggacaggacc ATGCAGGCCACCAGGAGGGAGAGGGAATACCTCAGGGCAGCCAACGAGCGGCTGCGCTGGGAGGATGCGGAGGGTGAAACCCTGgatggtgaaaatattttcgccatccaggatcTCCAGGGCAGGGCCGCCAAATGGTTGGCGGATATGGGGGATGAGGCCTACATG GCCGGAGCCCGTTGGGAGGGAGGTGTCGGCCCGGACACCCCGAGAGCCCACTGGATCCGCGCTCTGAGGCGCGAGGCGCGGGAGCTGGACGCCGAGGGTGAGCAGGTGCTCACCCTGTACGAGATTGAGGATGCCTGGGCGCTAAGGATCCACTTCGGGGAGGAGCCCCCCAACCCGACAACACACAGGAGAATTGGGACCTGGATCAGTGGGACTGAGATCCCCCTTCGCACCAACCCcctcaattaa
- the LOC135163945 gene encoding uncharacterized protein LOC135163945 has protein sequence MEDDTPLAQRYSDYQLQRIKELKKQLTNFKGQNMIIRKFLSIYKNKELEVVKVTNRINKYNAILKSVAEVCDEIERLDAENQHHSPEDRFHIEAEYYENIAEFERLLIISREDPTTTSSLCSCESIQPGHTHMKRRRFKLPESTLPTFNGEYEHWLTFKGEYEATIHSQSDLSNADKLSYLRRCLTGPALDKIRMIPITENNYNRAWTILTDTYSDDRLIISRHYKLLLNFPKQLEETAANLTKLVDDTRQHIELLKTMDVEINDETIVAIVENVLHSTTSDAWEETLKRGIFPKSKDLLDFLSQRASRLTVRDSNKQKKDHKSEVHAPKNNIKRSYAKAFVTTTDRKCSVCSQDQHPLYKCKKFREMSVNGRIQMVNKHAFCPNCLRAGHDKDGCPSKHMCWVCDERHNTLIHPGSENITVINVMNSKKGLIRARILLDTCSTTNFMTEKLANQLKLEKKAYSIPVSGINGLTTYTKHQITATIKSTTSKYQRTLTFLTIPTIASLVPSQSLTRDEIKLPKNLKLADPTFYLPGPIEMLLGSGPTLALLCVGQYVVPPDLYLQKTQLGWIVGGSSTPSSSQLKQQNFCLSADFNLEKFWALEEIPTQKFLSPEEQLAEKHYIDNYSRDSEGRYIVSLPFKQNHQRLSASREIALKRLKSLERKFNRQPDMKEQYTAVLAEYLSLNHMTQVEYDDGTGFYLPHHAVIKEASLTTKIRVVFDGSARTTDGISLNSALMVGPTIQDDIFSLLTRFRFHKYVLTGDIEKMYRQFLIKPEDRKYQKILWYDNDNQIITYQLNTVTFGLSAAPFLAIRSLHQLAQDHAQKYPVAARILRQDMYVDDLLTGFPTQEEAREAQCQISQCLQQAGLNIRQWASNDMSLLQHLPAADIHKHLHFDNDQTLKALGVFWHSQADAIHYSVKPIINSTTVTKRIILSHVASLFDPMGLLGPIILLAKSIIQKLWVDKLNWDESVPTSIHTLWTNFCDELPKINQLQFSRNVLITDRESIELHGFCDASERGYGACIYVRSSNKRGDINTSLLCSRSRVAPLKTISIPRLELCGAKTLVQLYTTVKRAIKLPIFKTIFWTDSMVALHWISSPPHQLKTFVANRVSAIQQGSPGIEWRHVKSEDNPADALSRGQLPSELITNDLWHKGPLWLQHAESTWHWKPVQQLSEDPEMKVATCLHTSPDFYLFKYYSSWIKLRRHVAIWRRYFQFLKGETPARGHITVEELTEAKLSIIKVIQPNTFQEEFKGLASNRADTPYTGKFKPLAPFIDSHGILRVGGRLQKANISFDQKHPILLPKNHHITNIIIQEEHSTRMHPGVQTTLHCLRRQFWLSDGRAQVRKIIRQCIPCLRARPPVPQYPMGILPTTRVNATTRAFTHVGVDYCGPFQVKETKYRNRASIKVYVAVFVCLAVKAVHLEVVSDLTTEAFLGALRRFIGRRGKPVIIQSDNGTNFVGANNELQKIIAHIHKSDNNHKITSEMTAKGIDWRFSPPLAPHFGGIWEAAVKSFKHHLRRVIGAQLLTLEQFSTLTTEIEGILNSRPLYAVSTDPNDLAALTPSHFLIGEELTSLPEHDLQHVKVNRLSPWQHIQQMRQHFWNRWHKEYLNELNMKRKWSSGSHNITTGTMVLLRDDNIPSMQWKIGRIIETHPGKDLIGCPTAFVDLEPTSRYNRRILSSNNNNLGIYNNERSRAGGSNFPI, from the exons ATGGAGGATGATACACCACTAGCTCAACGGTATTCGGATTATCAATTACAACGTATCAAAGAGTTGAAGAAGCAATTAACAAATTTCAAGGGTCAAAATATGATCATTCGCAAATTCTTATCGATCTACAAGAATAAAGAATTGGAAGTAGTCAAGGTGACAAATCGAATCAATAAATACAATGCGATTTTGAAGAGTGTCGCGGAGGTATGTGACGAAATTGAACGACTAGACGCAGAAAACCAACACCATTCTCCGGAGGATAGATTCCACATTGAAGCAGAgtattatgaaaatattgctGAGTTCGAGAGACTCTTGATCATTTCCCGCGAAGACCCAACTACTACCTCTTCATTATGTAGCTGTGAGAGTATTCAACCGGGACACACCCATATGAAACGACGAAGATTCAAACTACCAGAATCAACGTTACCTACCTTCAATGGTGAATATGAACACTGGCTCACATTCAAGGGGGAATATGAAGCAACAATTCACAGTCAGTCGGATCTGAGTAATGCAGACAAGCTGTCCTACCTCAGGAGATGTCTCACAGGTCCAGCTTTAGACAAAATAAGAATGATACCGATCACTGAAAACAACTACAACAGAGCATGGACCATTCTCACTGATACATATTCCGACGACCGCTTAATCATCTCCAGACACTACAAATTACTCCTCAACTTTCCGAAACAATTAGAAGAAACAGCCGCAAATCTCACCAAGCTGGTTGATGACACGAGACAACACATAGAGCTATTGAAAACAATGGACGTCGAAATCAACGATGAAACCATCGTGGCGATTGTGGAGAACGTCCTTCATTCAACCACCAGTGATGCATGGGAAGAAACATTAAAAAGaggtatttttccaaaatcaaaAGATCTACTCGATTTTCTATCTCAACGAGCTTCTCGATTAACGGTGCGTGACAGCAACAAGCAAAAAAAGGATCACAAAAGTGAAGTTCATGCCCCCAAAAATAACATTAAACGATCCTACGCCAAAGCATTCGTCACGACTACAGATAGGAAATGCTCAGTCTGCAGTCAAGATCAACACCCACTGTACAAGTGCAAGAAGTTCAGAGAGATGAGTGTGAACGGGCGCATACAAATGGTCAACAAACATGCATTTTGCCCGAATTGTCTACGCGCAGGACACGACAAGGATGGTTGTCCATCGAAGCACATGTGTTGGGTATGTGACGAGAGACACAACACCTTAATCCATCCAGGAAGTGAAAACATCA CCGTCATTAACGTGATGAACAGTAAAAAAGGATTAATACGTGCTAGAATTCTATTGGATACTTGTTCAACCACAAATTTTATGACGGAAAAACTCGCTAATCAACTGAAGTTAGAGAAAAAAGCCTACTCCATTCCAGTATCGGGTATCAATGGTCTCACGACATATACCAAACATCAAATTACCGCGACTATCAAATCAACTACAAGCAAGTATCAGAGGACCCTGACCTTCCTCACTATCCCCACCATTGCAAGTCTGGTACCAAGCCAATCTTTGACACGAGATGAAATAAAACTACCGAAGAATTTGAAATTGGCAGACCCGACATTTTATCTACCAGGACCAATTGAAATGTTATTGGGTTCTGGGCCTACTTTGGCTTTACTGTGTGTTGGACAATACGTAGTGCCCCCCGACTTATACTTGCAAAAAACTCAGCTCGGCTGGATTGTAGGAGGAAGCAGCACTCCATCAAGTAGTCAATTgaaacaacaaaatttttgtctCTCAGCAGATTTTAatctggaaaaattctgggCATTAGAGGAAATACCAACACAGAAATTTCTATCACCAGAAGAACAATTAGCTGAGAAACATTACATCGATAATTACTCCCGGGACTCTGAGGGTCGGTACATTGTAAGCCTGCCATTCAAACAGAACCACCAAAGGTTGAGCGCATCACGAGAAATAGCGCTAAAAAGACTGAAATCACTGgaacgaaaattcaatcgtCAACCTGACATGAAGGAGCAATACACAGCTGTGTTAGCAGAATATTTAAGTTTGAACCACATGACACAAGTTGAGTACGACGACGGAACGGGTTTCTATCTGCCGCACCATGCTGTGATAAAGGAAGCTAGCTTAACAACGAAGATTCGAGTCGTGTTCGACGGATCAGCTCGAACCACTGACGGAATCTCATTAAATTCAGCACTGATGGTCGGCCCAACGATACAGgatgacattttttcattactcaCCCGCTTCAGATTTCATAAATATGTTCTGACTGGTGATATTGAAAAGATGTACCGGCAATTCCTTATCAAACCCGAAGATCGcaaatatcagaaaattttatggTACGACAACGACAATCAGATCATCACATATCAACTGAACACGGTTACCTTTGGATTGTCTGCCGCACCTTTCCTGGCAATCAGGAGTCTTCATCAATTAGCACAAGATCACGCGCAAAAATATCCAGTCGCAGCCCGTATCCTGCGACAGGATATGTATGTGGACGACCTCTTAACTGGCTTCCCAACACAAGAGGAAGCCAGAGAAGCCCAATGTCAAATAAGCCAATGCCTGCAACAAGCAGGTCTTAATATAAGACAATGGGCCTCCAATGACATGAGCCTCTTGCAGCACCTACCTGCCGCGGACATCCACAAACATCTCCATTTTGACAATGATCAAACATTGAAGGCGCTGGGAGTGTTTTGGCACTCCCAAGCAGACGCAATTCATTACTCAGTCAAACCAATTATTAACAGCACTACAGTCACGAAGAGAATCATTCTCTCCCACGTGGCCTCACTATTTGATCCAATGGGCCTCCTTGGCCCCATTATTCTACTGGCCAAGAGTATTATCCAGAAACTTTGGGTCGACAAATTAAACTGGGATGAATCTGTACCAACCAGCATCCACACGTTATGGACCAATTTCTGTGATGAACTCCCTAAAATTAACCAATTGCAATTTTCTCGAAATGTTTTGATTACAGATCGCGAATCGATTGAATTACACGGTTTCTGCGATGCAAGCGAGAGAGGATACGGAGCATGCATTTATGTTAGATCGAGCAACAAAAGGGGAGACATCAACACATCACTGCTGTGTTCCAGGTCGAGGGTGGCACCCTTGAAAACCATCAGTATTCCGAGACTTGAATTATGTGGAGCTAAGACACTCGTTCAGCTCTACACAACTGTCAAACGAGCTATCAAATTACCCATCTTCAAGACGATTTTCTGGACAGATTCAATGGTAGCACTTCATTGGATCTCCAGCCCACCTCACCAACTGAAGACATTTGTGGCGAACCGGGTTTCAGCCATACAACAGGGATCCCCTGGAATCGAGTGGAGACACGTAAAATCAGAAGACAATCCCGCTGATGCATTGTCACGGGGACAGTTACCTAGCGAATTAATCACAAATGATTTATGGCATAAGGGTCCTCTGTGGCTCCAGCATGCCGAGAGTACTTGGCATTGGAAACCCGTACAACAGCTATCTGAAGACCCTGAGATGAAGGTGGCCACGTGTCTTCATACATCACCAGATTTCTACCTGTTCAAGTATTATTCATCCTGGATCAAGCTGAGAAGGCATGTGGCAATTTGGCGACGGTATTTCCAGTTCCTGAAAGGAGAAACCCCTGCAAGGGGACACATCACGGTGGAAGAGCTAACAGAAGCGAAGCTGAGCATTATCAAGGTAATTCAGCCTAATACATTCCAAGAAGAGTTTAAGGGTCTGGCTTCCAACCGGGCAGACACACCATATACAGGAAAATTCAAGCCATTAGCTCCATTCATTGATAGTCATGGGATTTTAAGAGTAGGAGGCCGACTACAAAAGGCTAACATTTCATTTGATCAAAAGCATCCGATTCTGCTACCCAAAAATCATCATATCACCAATATCATCATTCAGGAGGAACACTCAACACGCATGCATCCAGGGGTACAAACGACACTACATTGTTTGAGGCGTCAGTTCTGGTTATCAGATGGACGTGCTCAAGTTCGAAAGATCATTCGTCAATGTATACCATGTCTGCGAGCACGTCCACCTGTCCCACAGTACCCGATGGGCATCCTTCCCACTACTAGAGTGAATGCCACAACACGAGCATTTACACATGTTGGAGTTGACTACTGTGGACCTTTTCAAGTGAAGGAAACAAAATATCGCAACCGTGCGAGCATCAAGGTATATGTCGCAGTGTTTGTCTGCCTAGCAGTAAAGGCAGTACACCTGGAAGTCGTAAGCGACCTGACGACGGAAGCGTTCCTTGGAGCATTGCGAAGATTCATCGGAAGAAGAGGTAAACCAGTCATCATACAGTCTGACAATGGAACCAACTTCGTGGGAGCGAATAATGAATTGCAGAAGATCATAGCACACATTCACAAATCGGATAACAATCACAAAATTACCTCAGAAATGACTGCAAAGGGAATCGACTGGAGATTCTCACCACCATTGGCACCACATTTTGGAGGGATCTGGGAAGCTGCAGTAAAATCTTTTAAACACCACCTACGGAGAGTCATTGGTGCACAATTACTCACATTAGAACAGTTCTCAACACTAACAACCGAAATAGAAGGCATCTTAAACTCTCGGCCGCTGTATGCAGTTTCAACAGATCCAAATGATTTAGCCGCATTAACGCCAAGTCATTTTTTGATCGGAGAAGAACTCACTAGTCTCCCCGAACATGATCTGCAACATGTCAAGGTCAACAGACTATCTCCATGGCAACATATCCAACAAATGCGTCAACACTTTTGGAATCGGTGGCATAAAGAATATCTCAATGAATTGAACATGAAGCGAAAATGGAGCTCCGGATCGCATAACATCACTACCGGCACGATGGTATTACTCCGAGATGACAATATACCGTCGATGCAGTGGAAAATTGGGCGAATCATAGAGACTCATCCTGGTAAAGACCTCATC GGTTGTCCCACTGCCTTTGTCGACCTGGAACCAACTAGCAGATACAACCGAAGGAT ACTAAGtagcaataataataatttaggaATATATAATAACGAGAGGTCGAGGGCTGGAGGCTCAAACTTTCCCATTTAG